GACCCAAAAACTGAACTTTAAGGTAGGCACCAACTAAACATTTATCGTGAAAGCCTACTTATGTCAACATGCATTCCACAATGGTTAGCAAAGTATGGATGAGgacatataaaatatatacagccaACATACTAACAATGCCATATAACCAAGAAAGATTTGGAATGATGGCAAATGCCCTTTTGTTTATTTTCGTCACTTTCAGTACAAACTCAACCAAACCATGATGGAGGTTACTTCCCTGCCAGTGGCCATTTTTCTCTCTCAGTAGCTATAACCCCCCCACAACTACCATTGAGATGTGGCTGGGTTATGTATAATCACACATACAAAAAGAATATATTTGCAATTTAGAACTGAGAGACCAAAGTGTGGTGAATTAAAATTATAACAGGTTATATAATTTCATCACAACATGGGCAAAACTGCAATAATGGCTATGAACATCACATTCAAATCTgttaatatgtaaataaaatatcaATTTTAAGATATAAGTATGGGGTATGTCACAACCATTGATCATTGAATCCATTACTTATTTTTGCCAGAACTGTATTTTTCCAAAAACTGCACAGATCATGATTACAAGTAATTAATACAGATTAAAATACTAGTACTTCTTAGTAGTATTGACTCATATAATTAGTAAAAACACTTCCACTGAATAGGAACAAGAAATGTTCCAGCTTCCACTTATGTACTGCAACAAGTTTTCACCAAATGACCCAGAAATGATATCACAATCTTTCTGACAAAACTTTATCATCAACATTTTTGGTGTCAATGGTTGTGTTTGTATCACACGAAGGCATCTGGGCTGCAAATAACGATAAATCCCTCTTCATAGCGTACGCATCTTCGCCATCGGCATAGTACTTAGGTTCAATTTCAGAAATTGTGAATTTGAGCGTTGTCGTATAAAGATTTAGGGCAGCTCTGTTACTTTTCCTGACGTGTAATGATACATACTTCGCGTTAAAGCACTCGACCATTGCTCTTGAAGCCTGGTCCATTAATTTCTGAGCCAGACCTAGTCTTCGATGTGAACGTTTTACCGCTAACGACGTAATATGACCATGAGGATTGTCTTCACTATCTTCTTCCATTTTAGCGAGCACGTAACCTACAATCTGCCCCTTTTCGTCTTCTGCTACGTAACTTAGTTGAGGCCATGACAAACCATGATAAAAGTAATATTTCATTTGATAATTCTCTGGCAGACACAATAAATTACAATGCTGCATGTTCATCAGGTCTTCCGGTTTCGCGCATCGTATATTcattttgattatttttaaatGTATCCTTCAATTACAAATTTTACACAGTTCAGGGCAACAGTTCGGAGTTGTCTGGATGAGAAAATGCGATCACTCTTTCCTGTATTTTCTTCTCGGTCGGGCAGGCCTTTGTTCAGCAGGAGGTTGTGGAGGTTCGTTCATGCCACCAAGCAATTCCCTTACAAAACGGAACCGCGACAGAAAGAGTTTCCACACGAGGTACCAACCTGTAACCGAAATAGTATTGGTCATTTGACATCGTTTGATATATAAGGAACACGAAGTAATACAAACAAAACAGCCCTCACCTATAAC
This genomic interval from Schistocerca cancellata isolate TAMUIC-IGC-003103 chromosome 3, iqSchCanc2.1, whole genome shotgun sequence contains the following:
- the LOC126175548 gene encoding N-alpha-acetyltransferase 10; amino-acid sequence: MNIRCAKPEDLMNMQHCNLLCLPENYQMKYYFYHGLSWPQLSYVAEDEKGQIVGYVLAKMEEDSEDNPHGHITSLAVKRSHRRLGLAQKLMDQASRAMVECFNAKYVSLHVRKSNRAALNLYTTTLKFTISEIEPKYYADGEDAYAMKRDLSLFAAQMPSCDTNTTIDTKNVDDKVLSERL